The Lutibacter sp. Hel_I_33_5 genome has a window encoding:
- a CDS encoding methyltransferase: MTIAGKHHNRRFEHTINFLQKVVPAPATILDLGERNSFSEIMESYGYTVYNTKGEDLDLLPEVVKEYNVDAVTAFEIFEHLIAPFNVLCEINTTKLVTTIPLNLWFAKAYRSKTDMWDRHYHEFEDWQFDWLLEKSGWKIKETKKWTSPIKKIGFRPILRMFTPRYYAVYSEKIDR, from the coding sequence ATGACTATTGCTGGAAAACATCATAACAGAAGATTTGAACATACTATTAATTTTCTGCAAAAAGTAGTTCCAGCTCCAGCAACTATTTTAGACTTAGGCGAACGAAATTCTTTTAGTGAAATCATGGAATCTTATGGGTATACCGTTTATAATACAAAAGGAGAAGATTTAGATTTGCTGCCAGAAGTGGTAAAAGAATATAATGTTGACGCAGTAACAGCATTTGAGATTTTTGAACACTTAATAGCACCATTTAATGTGTTATGTGAAATTAATACTACAAAATTAGTAACTACAATTCCGCTTAATTTATGGTTTGCAAAAGCGTACAGAAGTAAAACTGATATGTGGGATAGACATTATCATGAATTTGAAGATTGGCAATTTGATTGGTTATTAGAAAAGTCTGGTTGGAAAATTAAAGAAACAAAAAAATGGACGAGTCCAATAAAAAAAATAGGATTTAGACCTATTTTAAGGATGTTTACTCCAAGATATTATGCTGTGTATTCCGAAAAGATAGATAGATGA
- a CDS encoding 16S rRNA (uracil(1498)-N(3))-methyltransferase, which yields MQLFYNKDISKETTQITFDKVESRHIVKVLRKKEQDILTITNGKGILFNAEITIASDKKCIARIVDFEEKLKPWNYYLHIAIAPTKNNDRLEWFLEKATEIGIDEITPIICQNSERRTVKKERLKKVVLSAMKQSLKFQLPKLNDKIKFSDFINQEIDHQFLIAHCEEGKKDTLKSIVIKDTKITILIGPEGDFSPQEISKALSKKITPITLGSSRLRTETAALVAVQNIAFSHQV from the coding sequence ATGCAGTTATTTTACAATAAAGACATCTCTAAAGAAACAACTCAAATAACTTTTGATAAAGTTGAAAGTAGACATATTGTAAAAGTACTACGTAAAAAAGAACAAGATATTTTAACTATTACTAACGGTAAAGGAATTCTTTTTAATGCTGAAATTACTATTGCTAGCGATAAAAAATGTATTGCAAGAATTGTTGATTTTGAAGAAAAACTAAAACCATGGAACTATTATTTACATATTGCCATTGCTCCAACAAAAAATAACGACCGATTAGAATGGTTTTTAGAAAAAGCAACAGAAATTGGTATAGATGAAATTACACCAATAATTTGTCAGAATTCAGAAAGAAGAACTGTTAAAAAAGAACGTTTAAAAAAAGTAGTGCTATCAGCAATGAAGCAATCGTTAAAGTTTCAGCTTCCAAAATTGAATGATAAAATCAAATTTTCAGATTTTATAAATCAAGAAATAGATCATCAATTTTTAATAGCACATTGTGAAGAAGGCAAAAAAGACACATTAAAAAGTATTGTAATAAAAGATACTAAAATCACAATTCTTATCGGTCCAGAAGGCGACTTCTCTCCTCAAGAGATTTCTAAAGCATTATCAAAAAAAATTACCCCAATAACATTAGGATCTAGTAGACTTAGAACAGAAACTGCTGCTTTAGTTGCAGTTCAAAATATAGCATTTTCACACCAAGTTTAA
- a CDS encoding AraC family transcriptional regulator, giving the protein MKLKKSFIFIFFFGIIPFSTKSQTKKIDDFNIEKIELFKGSNNDSLLFYSRRLQKSSDKCLSIRGEINEVYSIYLTSNYHLSEKKAKDILEELNDQKPICFRILKIQILNRLFWIKKNQNDYAEAFNYLLEAEEVLKTLKELKEYYFTNRINIKMQIALIKMILGYNLEARTILKKSLSDYKLFFKNNEKEQVHYSKILNHTSFNNLIGETYLNSRENNNTTMLDSASFYFNKAYQFAKEFTPPHKNSETLYQLKEAEVLIKKEKFYEAISLTNKYSKNAKEYNTTQKINYLKAVSFYKLNRKDSAFLFSNNYLKGFIKSNYYQTYVHSIYDILTNLYFEDNKIDSAFKYSKLTLKELNYINKRKNKVNQPHYLYDFKKATELNQAILKSENKNQNSFVLTILILGILLIILMLFFINKAKKSSLRIIEMNKQLDKKESTPKKEYNIDKKLEDEILQSLKELETSKDFLKTDFSINMLAKKLNTNKTYISYIVNKAKNQSFTQYLTEVRINYLINQLKEDKNFRNYTIKALAQEIGYTNASAFTRVFKIYKGVTPSEYIKSLENDTN; this is encoded by the coding sequence ATGAAGCTTAAGAAGTCATTTATTTTTATATTCTTTTTTGGAATTATTCCCTTTTCAACTAAAAGTCAAACAAAAAAAATAGATGATTTTAATATTGAAAAAATAGAATTATTTAAAGGGTCGAATAATGACAGCTTATTATTTTATAGTAGAAGACTTCAAAAATCAAGTGATAAATGTTTATCAATTAGAGGGGAAATTAATGAAGTATATTCTATATATCTAACTTCAAATTATCATTTATCTGAAAAAAAGGCAAAGGATATATTAGAAGAATTAAATGATCAAAAACCTATTTGCTTTAGAATATTAAAAATTCAAATTTTAAACAGACTTTTTTGGATAAAAAAGAATCAGAATGATTATGCAGAAGCTTTTAATTATTTATTAGAAGCAGAAGAAGTCTTAAAAACATTAAAAGAACTAAAGGAATACTATTTTACTAATAGGATAAATATTAAAATGCAAATTGCATTAATCAAAATGATTCTAGGCTATAATTTAGAAGCAAGGACTATATTAAAAAAATCTTTAAGTGATTATAAACTATTCTTTAAGAATAATGAAAAAGAACAAGTTCATTACTCAAAAATTCTAAATCATACTAGTTTTAATAATTTGATAGGAGAAACTTATTTAAACTCTAGAGAAAACAACAATACTACAATGTTAGATTCTGCAAGTTTCTATTTTAATAAAGCGTATCAATTTGCAAAAGAATTTACACCTCCACATAAAAATTCTGAAACTTTATACCAATTAAAAGAAGCTGAAGTCTTAATTAAAAAAGAAAAATTTTATGAAGCGATTTCTTTAACTAATAAATATTCTAAAAACGCTAAAGAATATAATACTACACAAAAAATTAATTATTTAAAAGCTGTTAGTTTCTACAAACTAAACAGAAAAGATTCAGCTTTTCTATTTTCAAATAATTATTTAAAAGGCTTTATAAAAAGCAACTATTACCAAACATATGTTCATTCAATATATGACATACTAACAAATCTATATTTTGAAGACAATAAAATAGACAGTGCTTTTAAGTACTCTAAACTTACTTTAAAAGAATTAAACTATATAAATAAAAGAAAAAACAAAGTAAATCAACCTCATTATTTATATGATTTTAAAAAAGCAACTGAATTAAATCAAGCAATTTTAAAAAGCGAAAATAAAAACCAAAATTCGTTCGTTTTAACCATTCTAATTTTAGGAATTCTGTTAATTATTTTAATGCTATTTTTTATAAATAAAGCTAAAAAATCTTCTCTTAGAATTATTGAAATGAACAAACAATTAGATAAAAAAGAATCTACACCAAAAAAAGAATATAACATTGATAAAAAACTGGAAGATGAAATTTTACAAAGCCTAAAAGAACTAGAAACTTCTAAAGACTTTCTTAAAACTGATTTTTCGATAAACATGCTTGCAAAAAAACTGAACACTAATAAGACTTATATTTCCTACATAGTTAACAAGGCTAAAAATCAATCGTTTACACAGTATTTAACAGAAGTTAGAATTAACTATTTAATCAATCAATTAAAAGAAGACAAGAACTTTAGGAATTATACAATTAAAGCACTTGCTCAAGAAATTGGCTATACAAATGCTTCTGCTTTTACTAGAGTCTTTAAAATTTACAAAGGGGTTACACCTTCAGAATATATAAAGTCATTAGAAAACGACACTAACTAA
- a CDS encoding DUF4159 domain-containing protein: MKSSLFFILFLITFFCYSQEVAILKYNGGGDWYSNPTAIPNLIEFTNSNTKTSITKIPKTVMANDIELFNFPIVFMTGHGNVFFNDEESENLRNYLISGGFLHVSDNYGMDKYIRKELKKLFPALKLQEIPNNHPLYHQTYTFTKGIPKIHEHDKKPPQGFGLFYEGRLIVFYDYETDLSDGWEDAIVHNNPKNVREKALKMGANIIEYAFKN; the protein is encoded by the coding sequence TTGAAAAGCTCACTTTTTTTTATACTATTTCTAATCACTTTTTTTTGTTATTCACAAGAAGTTGCAATTCTAAAATATAATGGTGGTGGCGATTGGTATTCAAACCCAACTGCAATACCCAATCTAATAGAATTCACAAATTCAAATACCAAAACTAGTATCACTAAGATTCCTAAAACGGTGATGGCAAACGATATTGAACTATTTAATTTCCCAATAGTATTTATGACAGGTCATGGAAATGTTTTTTTTAATGATGAAGAAAGTGAGAATTTAAGAAATTATTTAATTTCTGGAGGATTTTTACATGTTTCTGACAATTACGGAATGGACAAATACATTAGAAAAGAATTAAAAAAATTATTCCCTGCTCTTAAACTACAAGAAATTCCAAACAACCATCCATTATATCATCAAACTTATACCTTTACAAAAGGAATTCCTAAAATACATGAACACGATAAGAAACCTCCACAAGGTTTTGGTTTATTTTATGAAGGAAGACTCATTGTATTTTATGATTATGAAACAGATTTAAGTGATGGATGGGAAGATGCCATTGTACATAACAACCCCAAAAATGTACGTGAAAAAGCATTAAAAATGGGTGCAAATATAATTGAATATGCTTTTAAAAACTAG
- a CDS encoding YfhO family protein, which yields MKLKKWHPYLIAVLIFSIASVLYFSPVLQGKQIKQGDITQFIGMSKEIVDFRAQNKTEPYWTGSAFSGMPAYQLSAYFPNDFVRYVDKGLRFLPRPADYVFLYFLSFFILLTALKVEWKLAILGALAFGFSTYLIIIFGPGHNAKAHAIGYIPLVIAGVLWIYQKRYLLGFIVTGIAMSLEIYANHPQMTYYMGFAILILGLIEFYKSIKEKTIPEFAKQVGLIVLALLLGIATNSTRLLTMKEYADVSTRGKSELTISESGTEKAQTSGLDKAYITQFSYGIQETFNLFVPRYMGGGTVEELGKDTDFYKVVESKVGKRGADYYSKQALTYWGEQPIVEAPAYIGAVIFFLFFLGVFLVKGRLKYWLIATTIFSILLSWGKNFPILTNLFIDYFPLYNKFRAVSSIQVIAEFCVPLLAILGLKEFFSKEHSSEIKIDALKKAIYTFGGLVIVGLLYAFASSTFEGIRDDNYTQIPGLVDAIISERKSLLFKDSLRSLILGGISFAALWFFLKNKLKYNQVIIGIGILILFDLVSVNLRYVNHEDFVSPRKVRKPFTASNVDKEILKDKTHYRVANFTGNPMEDGRTSYFHKSIGGYHAAKMGRYQDLFDYQIAKNNIEVLNMLNTKYFILGGKEGDQVQVNPNANGNAWFVNTLIPVQNANEEIKGLDSLKTKHSAIINSNDNIKQRVFEKDSTATIDLVAYKTNHLTYKSKTLKEQFAVFSEIYYKNGWNAYVDGKLTPHFNVNYVLRGMIIPKGDHTIEFKFEPTIIQKGNLITLTSYALLLLIPLGWFLYEKKKR from the coding sequence ATGAAATTAAAAAAATGGCATCCTTATTTAATTGCAGTTTTAATCTTCTCAATTGCTTCTGTACTTTATTTTAGTCCAGTTTTACAGGGTAAACAAATTAAACAAGGTGATATTACCCAATTTATTGGGATGTCTAAAGAGATTGTAGATTTTAGAGCCCAAAATAAAACCGAACCTTATTGGACAGGAAGTGCTTTTAGTGGAATGCCAGCATATCAACTGAGTGCTTATTTTCCTAATGATTTTGTTAGATATGTAGATAAAGGTTTACGTTTCTTACCCAGGCCAGCAGATTATGTTTTTCTATATTTTTTAAGTTTTTTCATATTATTAACGGCTTTAAAAGTTGAATGGAAGTTGGCTATTTTAGGAGCTTTAGCCTTTGGCTTTTCTACCTATTTGATTATCATTTTTGGACCTGGACATAATGCAAAAGCGCATGCAATTGGATATATTCCGTTAGTTATTGCTGGTGTTTTATGGATTTATCAGAAAAGATATTTACTCGGTTTTATTGTTACGGGTATTGCTATGTCGTTGGAGATTTATGCAAATCATCCGCAGATGACGTATTATATGGGGTTTGCCATATTGATTTTAGGATTGATAGAATTTTATAAATCAATAAAAGAAAAAACAATTCCAGAATTTGCAAAACAAGTTGGTTTAATCGTTTTAGCATTGTTATTAGGAATCGCTACAAACTCAACAAGATTACTAACCATGAAGGAATATGCAGATGTTAGTACACGTGGTAAATCTGAATTAACTATCAGTGAAAGTGGAACAGAAAAAGCACAAACATCAGGTTTAGATAAAGCATATATTACACAATTTAGCTATGGAATTCAGGAAACATTCAATTTGTTTGTTCCTAGATATATGGGCGGAGGAACAGTTGAAGAGTTAGGGAAGGATACTGATTTTTATAAAGTAGTAGAAAGTAAAGTTGGAAAAAGAGGAGCAGATTATTATTCTAAACAGGCATTAACCTATTGGGGAGAACAACCAATTGTTGAAGCTCCTGCTTATATTGGTGCTGTAATTTTCTTCTTATTCTTTTTAGGTGTTTTTTTAGTAAAAGGAAGATTAAAATATTGGTTGATTGCAACCACTATTTTTTCAATTTTATTGAGTTGGGGTAAAAATTTTCCAATTCTAACAAATTTATTTATTGACTATTTCCCTTTGTATAATAAATTTAGAGCGGTTTCATCTATTCAAGTTATTGCAGAATTTTGTGTACCCTTATTAGCAATTTTAGGTCTGAAAGAATTTTTCTCTAAAGAGCATTCATCAGAAATAAAAATTGATGCATTAAAAAAAGCAATCTATACTTTTGGAGGTTTAGTTATTGTTGGATTGTTATATGCATTTGCTTCTTCAACCTTTGAAGGAATCCGAGATGATAATTATACTCAAATCCCAGGTTTGGTTGATGCTATTATTTCAGAAAGAAAATCATTATTATTTAAAGACAGTTTACGATCGTTAATTTTAGGAGGAATTTCCTTTGCTGCATTATGGTTCTTCTTAAAAAACAAGTTAAAATATAATCAAGTAATTATTGGAATAGGAATATTAATTCTTTTTGATTTAGTTTCAGTGAACCTTAGATATGTAAATCATGAAGATTTTGTTTCACCAAGAAAAGTTAGGAAACCTTTTACTGCAAGTAATGTTGATAAGGAAATTTTAAAAGATAAAACGCATTATCGAGTAGCTAATTTTACTGGAAATCCTATGGAAGATGGTAGAACTTCTTATTTTCATAAATCAATAGGAGGATATCATGCTGCTAAAATGGGTCGGTATCAAGATTTATTTGATTATCAAATAGCCAAGAATAATATTGAAGTGTTAAATATGTTAAACACAAAGTATTTTATTTTAGGTGGAAAAGAAGGAGACCAGGTTCAAGTAAATCCTAATGCAAACGGAAATGCTTGGTTTGTTAATACACTGATTCCTGTGCAAAACGCAAATGAAGAAATTAAAGGATTAGATTCTTTAAAAACTAAGCACAGTGCGATTATTAATAGTAATGATAATATAAAACAACGTGTTTTCGAAAAAGATTCTACTGCAACCATTGATTTAGTTGCTTATAAAACCAATCATCTAACATATAAATCGAAGACACTGAAAGAACAATTTGCTGTGTTTTCTGAAATCTATTATAAGAATGGATGGAATGCATATGTAGATGGAAAATTAACGCCCCATTTTAATGTGAATTATGTGTTACGAGGAATGATAATTCCAAAAGGTGATCATACAATTGAATTCAAATTTGAACCAACAATTATTCAAAAAGGAAATTTGATAACATTAACCTCTTATGCTTTGTTATTGTTAATTCCACTAGGGTGGTTTTTGTATGAGAAAAAGAAACGTTAG
- a CDS encoding bile acid:sodium symporter family protein: MLLKTSPEINVDAIKINFDTESLWILNIAIGVIMFGVALGITLDDFKRLINNPKILLVGMFSQFIALPALTFLIILALKPHPSFALGMMMIAACPGGNVSNFYSKMANGNAALSVSLTAFATLVCIVMTPFNLQFWGSLYEPTNAILKTVELNPYELFKLVLLILGIPLALGMLLNKYNLKLAKKISKILRPFSIIVFIILILGAFSQNLDIFVNHIHHVAFLVIFHNIVAFLLGYYLAKIFGLSKKNQLTISMETGIQNGGLGLLLIFGFFGGLGGMALLAAFWGIWDVFSGLLLGSYWGKKYKHLSD, encoded by the coding sequence ATGCTTTTAAAAACTAGTCCAGAAATAAATGTAGATGCTATTAAAATTAATTTTGACACCGAAAGCTTATGGATTTTAAATATAGCTATTGGTGTAATAATGTTTGGCGTTGCACTAGGTATTACCCTTGATGATTTTAAACGACTTATAAACAATCCAAAAATATTATTAGTAGGTATGTTTTCTCAATTTATAGCGTTACCTGCATTAACATTTCTAATAATTCTAGCTTTAAAACCTCATCCTAGTTTTGCATTAGGAATGATGATGATAGCAGCATGTCCTGGAGGAAATGTTTCAAATTTTTATAGTAAAATGGCAAACGGTAACGCAGCGCTTTCAGTTAGCTTAACCGCTTTTGCCACTTTAGTTTGTATAGTTATGACACCTTTTAATTTACAGTTTTGGGGAAGCTTATACGAACCTACAAATGCTATTTTAAAAACCGTAGAACTTAATCCTTATGAGTTATTTAAATTGGTGTTATTAATTCTTGGAATTCCTTTAGCATTAGGAATGTTGCTGAATAAATACAATCTTAAACTGGCAAAAAAAATCAGTAAAATCCTACGTCCTTTTTCTATTATTGTCTTTATTATTTTAATCTTAGGAGCATTTTCTCAAAATCTAGATATTTTTGTTAATCATATTCATCATGTAGCTTTTTTAGTTATTTTTCACAATATAGTCGCATTTCTCTTAGGATATTACCTAGCTAAAATATTTGGGTTATCTAAAAAAAATCAATTAACAATTTCTATGGAAACAGGTATCCAAAATGGTGGCTTAGGTTTATTGCTGATTTTTGGATTCTTCGGCGGATTAGGTGGAATGGCATTACTAGCAGCTTTTTGGGGAATTTGGGATGTATTTTCTGGGCTACTTTTAGGTTCTTATTGGGGTAAAAAGTATAAACATCTATCTGATTAG
- a CDS encoding GNAT family N-acetyltransferase, giving the protein MITLKEITTKKEMKQFVTFPFSLYKDNKYWVPPIIKDEVNNFDATKNPVFKNASAQFFLAYQNNKIAGRIVAIINWYEVEKQQIKKMRFGWFDVIDDIEVTKVLLEKVKEIGKQNNLEYIEGPIGFNNLDKTGVLIDGFDHLGTMITWYNHPYYKDHLEQLGFVKEKEYLENKFKFKNVDGVYFDRISTLIKKRFQLKALDFTKTKDILPYIDEMFEVFSKAYSKLSTFVPISDEQIAYFKKKYISFINPEYIKFVVDKENKLVAFAIVMPSFSEALQKMKGKLFPFGIFHLLKARKHAKDVTFYLIGVDPEYQNKGVTAIIFDQYTKTFAPLGIENCIRTPELEDNEAIRKLWENFNPTIHKRRRTYRLDL; this is encoded by the coding sequence ATGATTACGCTAAAAGAAATAACAACCAAAAAGGAAATGAAACAATTTGTTACGTTTCCTTTTTCTTTATATAAAGACAATAAATATTGGGTTCCTCCAATAATTAAAGATGAAGTAAATAACTTTGACGCTACTAAAAACCCCGTATTTAAAAACGCATCAGCTCAATTCTTTCTAGCATACCAGAACAATAAAATTGCAGGTAGAATTGTGGCAATTATTAACTGGTATGAAGTAGAAAAGCAGCAGATTAAAAAAATGCGTTTTGGTTGGTTTGATGTAATCGATGATATAGAAGTCACTAAAGTTTTACTTGAAAAAGTTAAAGAAATTGGTAAACAAAATAACCTTGAATATATTGAAGGACCTATCGGGTTTAATAATTTAGACAAAACAGGTGTATTAATTGACGGATTTGATCATCTTGGAACTATGATCACTTGGTATAATCATCCGTATTACAAAGATCATTTAGAGCAATTAGGATTTGTAAAAGAAAAAGAATATTTAGAGAATAAGTTTAAATTTAAAAATGTTGATGGTGTTTATTTTGATAGAATTAGTACTCTAATTAAAAAAAGATTTCAATTGAAAGCATTAGATTTCACAAAAACAAAAGACATTTTACCTTATATAGATGAAATGTTTGAAGTTTTTAGCAAAGCATATTCTAAACTCTCAACTTTTGTTCCAATTTCTGATGAACAAATTGCTTATTTTAAAAAGAAATATATCAGTTTTATCAATCCAGAATATATAAAATTTGTTGTTGACAAGGAAAACAAGTTGGTAGCTTTTGCTATTGTTATGCCTTCTTTTTCTGAAGCTTTACAAAAAATGAAAGGAAAATTATTTCCGTTCGGAATCTTTCATTTATTAAAAGCTAGAAAACATGCTAAGGATGTTACTTTTTACTTAATTGGTGTAGATCCGGAATATCAAAACAAAGGGGTTACAGCCATTATTTTTGATCAGTACACAAAAACATTTGCGCCGTTAGGCATAGAAAATTGCATTAGAACTCCTGAATTAGAAGATAATGAAGCGATTAGAAAATTATGGGAGAATTTTAATCCAACTATTCATAAAAGAAGACGAACTTACAGATTAGATTTATAA
- a CDS encoding transporter gives MKLKLLVFFFLAFCSVSFAQYTSIINSNNPGFSESPYSVGGGVYQLESNLFFRNTSIEPTFSQPQSLGLDLSFRTSYLTDKLEFIADFSIQQDKVAFKNIFQSHYYKSGLGKALIGAKYLVYEQKYIDKSKEIRSWKKRFAFDWKRLIPNVGVYAGMHVTNGLHFDGNLSPRAGILLQNNLTSELNVITNIFYDKIGTDASEFSFLISSTYNFNLRWSMFLESQTYVNKIQNGTNFGAGFAYLYHRNFQINTSARLLFEGEATGFYTGIGVSYRIDRHLDKLKKEASEFDLLTSDENVNYKKKGFFNKILNIFKGKKKKKTKTKNEVDVEETIDETATPRRTRPKRTRKKSALSKDGGKKKKGFLGIFGGKKDKKEGDKTSKKKKKKDKKKGKKKKVETELEKLEREIKELEEELKKNKKDNN, from the coding sequence ATGAAACTGAAACTTTTAGTATTCTTTTTTTTAGCTTTTTGCTCAGTTTCATTTGCACAATATACAAGCATTATAAACTCAAATAACCCAGGGTTTTCCGAAAGCCCGTATAGTGTTGGCGGTGGTGTTTATCAATTAGAATCAAATTTATTCTTCAGAAACACAAGTATAGAACCTACGTTTTCTCAACCACAATCTTTAGGGTTAGATCTATCATTTAGAACAAGTTATTTAACTGATAAATTGGAGTTTATTGCAGATTTTTCGATTCAACAAGATAAAGTAGCATTCAAAAATATTTTTCAATCACATTATTATAAATCAGGTTTAGGAAAAGCACTAATCGGAGCAAAATATTTAGTCTATGAACAAAAATATATTGATAAATCGAAGGAAATACGGAGCTGGAAAAAACGTTTTGCTTTTGATTGGAAACGATTAATACCAAATGTTGGTGTATATGCAGGTATGCATGTAACTAATGGTTTACACTTTGATGGAAATTTAAGTCCGAGAGCGGGTATTTTACTTCAAAATAATCTCACATCAGAATTAAATGTGATAACAAATATTTTTTATGATAAAATTGGAACTGATGCTTCCGAATTTTCTTTTTTAATATCAAGTACTTATAATTTTAATTTACGATGGTCTATGTTTTTAGAAAGTCAGACCTATGTTAACAAAATACAAAACGGAACAAATTTTGGAGCAGGGTTTGCTTATTTATACCACAGAAATTTTCAAATAAACACTTCAGCTAGATTACTTTTTGAAGGAGAAGCAACAGGTTTTTATACTGGTATAGGTGTTTCATATAGAATTGACAGGCATTTAGATAAATTAAAAAAAGAAGCTAGTGAATTTGATCTATTAACTTCTGATGAAAATGTAAACTATAAAAAGAAAGGATTCTTTAATAAGATTTTAAACATTTTTAAAGGTAAAAAGAAGAAAAAGACTAAAACTAAAAATGAAGTTGATGTAGAAGAAACTATAGACGAAACAGCTACACCTAGAAGAACTAGACCAAAAAGAACAAGGAAAAAATCAGCACTTAGTAAAGATGGCGGTAAAAAGAAAAAAGGGTTCTTAGGTATCTTTGGTGGAAAAAAAGATAAAAAAGAAGGCGATAAAACATCAAAAAAGAAAAAGAAGAAAGATAAAAAGAAAGGCAAGAAGAAAAAAGTTGAAACAGAGCTTGAAAAATTAGAAAGAGAAATAAAAGAGTTAGAAGAAGAATTAAAAAAGAATAAAAAAGATAACAATTAG
- a CDS encoding lysophospholipid acyltransferase family protein, whose protein sequence is MLKILWYNFIKAYIKTGLFFYSKEIKVVGLENIPKKGAVLFAANHPNGLLDPLVISTYNPRINHFLVRAAAFKKPLAKKFLSSLNLMPIYRIRDGKSQVSRNHEVFNTCFEILKNEKALMIFPEGSHGRVRKIRPISKGFTRIIFGALDKYPELNITIIPVGLTYQNPSVFPSKIAMHYGKPIIANKFYHKNDIINSTNKLKTKVKESMEEITVCIKDEEKYEQTLSELNTANIDFTEIDSVNTIIKNQTDLTPSKEKINYIKPLIYLILINSILPYFIWKIAEKKVDEIEFVDTFRFGLGIVTFPLFYLLQSLIVFYFFGSSIALYYFLASFLIVLIYTKLSVINSEE, encoded by the coding sequence ATGTTAAAGATTCTTTGGTACAATTTTATTAAAGCATATATAAAAACTGGTTTGTTTTTTTATTCCAAAGAAATAAAAGTTGTTGGGTTAGAAAATATTCCAAAAAAAGGAGCTGTTTTATTTGCTGCCAATCATCCAAATGGATTATTAGACCCATTAGTTATTTCAACCTATAATCCAAGAATCAATCATTTTTTAGTTAGAGCTGCTGCTTTTAAAAAACCATTAGCGAAAAAATTTTTAAGTTCTTTAAACTTAATGCCGATCTATAGAATTAGAGATGGTAAAAGTCAGGTTTCGAGAAATCACGAAGTTTTTAATACGTGTTTTGAAATTCTAAAAAATGAAAAAGCATTGATGATTTTTCCAGAAGGAAGTCATGGTAGAGTCAGAAAAATAAGACCTATCAGTAAAGGATTCACACGAATTATTTTTGGTGCATTAGATAAATATCCTGAATTAAATATCACTATTATACCTGTTGGATTAACCTATCAAAATCCATCCGTTTTTCCTTCAAAAATTGCAATGCATTATGGAAAACCTATCATAGCAAATAAATTTTACCACAAGAATGATATAATAAACTCTACAAACAAACTTAAAACCAAAGTAAAAGAGTCTATGGAGGAAATTACAGTTTGTATTAAAGATGAAGAAAAGTATGAACAAACTTTATCAGAATTGAATACTGCAAACATTGATTTCACAGAAATTGATTCTGTAAATACTATTATTAAAAATCAAACTGATTTAACTCCATCAAAAGAGAAAATTAACTACATAAAACCGCTGATTTATCTTATTTTGATTAATAGTATTCTTCCATATTTTATTTGGAAAATAGCTGAAAAAAAAGTTGATGAAATTGAATTTGTAGATACATTTAGATTCGGTTTAGGAATCGTCACTTTTCCACTGTTTTATCTCTTACAAAGCTTAATTGTTTTTTACTTTTTTGGAAGTTCAATTGCTTTATATTACTTTTTAGCGTCTTTTTTAATCGTATTAATCTACACTAAATTATCAGTAATTAATTCGGAAGAATAG
- a CDS encoding DUF4834 family protein: MGLLKTIAFLLLFYYAFKFLARLFAPFLMKKVVNKMQEKASQQNQNQQRKSTVKEGETVIDTSTVKKQQGNNKVGEYVDFEEIE; this comes from the coding sequence ATGGGTTTATTAAAAACAATTGCTTTTCTATTATTGTTTTATTATGCTTTTAAATTTTTGGCTAGATTATTTGCGCCATTTTTAATGAAGAAAGTAGTGAATAAAATGCAAGAAAAAGCATCGCAACAAAATCAAAATCAGCAGAGAAAATCAACGGTAAAGGAAGGTGAGACGGTAATTGATACATCTACTGTTAAAAAGCAACAAGGAAATAATAAAGTTGGTGAATATGTAGATTTTGAAGAAATAGAATAG